The following coding sequences lie in one Arachis ipaensis cultivar K30076 chromosome B03, Araip1.1, whole genome shotgun sequence genomic window:
- the LOC110269410 gene encoding serine/threonine-protein phosphatase 7 long form homolog, translated as MSKKSKPRNVDRPELHIVKYLSYSDYGLRMLTCDHHVPPDRYNKRVEEYLRSTGFYHVAQIGVVQCQKALVNALVERWHPDTHTFHLPVGECAVTLEDVAMIFGLPTDGLPVTGMTLSSLEVLEVECLHQFGVAPRKSDCRGSGIKLTWLRDLKEQLQLTDENSIQVYVKCHIMLLIGTILFGDKSEASVHWKFLPLLSDFASIRQYSWGSACLAHLYRSLCRVSRFDCKEIDGPLTLLLCWAWMRLPYLALIPREPRSFPLANRWCNWERGDRVYRYLKLAHFRKALDDLQESQFLWVAYSVDRVDPDIIPAEIYIHSVIWSATVPLVSFECIEWHATDRFRQQFGFIQGVSHQERNLDRAHGEVLTGPKNLNWATATSHSFWVMQWTNRAGAIVTTASTAISTSTSTSTSTARRTTSFYKPICTSDTVYYVVPDTSAALGYATV; from the exons ATGTCAAAGAAATCAAAACCTAGAAATGTTGATCGTCCAGAACTTCACATTGTAAAATATCTCAGCTATTCTGATTAT GGTTTACGGATGTTGACATGTGATCACCATGTCCCTCCGGATCGGTACAATAAGAGAGTGGAGGAGTATTTACGATCAACTGGGTTTTACCATGTCGCCCAGATTGGAGTTGTTCAATGTCAGAAAGCACTGGTAAATGCTTTAGTGGAAAGGTGGCACCCGGACACACATACCTTTCACCTTCCGGTTGGTGAATGTGCCGTGACACTAGAAGACGTGGCTATGATCTTTGGTCTTCCGACCGACGGCCTTCCAGTGACAGGGATGACTTTGAGTAGTTTAGAAGTCTTAGAGGTGGAGTGTCTGCACCAATTTGGGGTCGCACCGAGAAAGTCGGATTGTCGAGGAAGCGGCATAAAACTGACGTGGCTACGGGATTTAAAAGAACAGTTACAGTTGACTGATGAGAACAGTATACAGGTGTACGTTAAGTGCCACATCATGTTGTTGATCGGTACGATCTTGTTTGGAGACAAGTCTGAGGCATCTGTCCACTGGAAGTTTCTACCTCTGCTGAGTGATTTTGCTAGTATTAGACAGTATAGTTGGGGATCAGCATGCCTAGCTCACCTGTACAGGAGTTTATGCAGGGTATCACGTTTTGACTGTAAGGAAATTGATGGTCCGCTAACACTTCTACTGTGTTGGGCATGGATGCGCCTACCATATCTAGCGCTGATTCCTAGGGAACCTCGTAGTTTTCCGCTTGCAAACAG GTGGTGTAACTGGGAGCGTGGAGACCGAGTCTATAGATATCTCAAGCTTGCTCATTTTAGGAAGGCCTTGGATGATCTTCAGGAAAGCCAG TTTTTGTGGGTTGCATATTCTGTTGATCGTGTTGATCCAGACATAATTCCTGCAGAAATCTATATACACTCGGTGATCTGGAGTGCAACGGTTCCGTTGGTATCTTTTGAGTGTATTGAATGGCATGCTACCGACAGGTTTAGACAACAGTTCGGTTTCATTCAGGGAGTTTCTCATCAGGAACGGAATCTAGACCGGGCACATGGAGAAGTCTTAACTGGTCCTAAGAATTTGAATTGGGCCACAGCCACGAGTCATTCATTTTGGGTGATGCAGTGGACAAACAG AGCAGGAGCCATAGTCACCACTGCCTCCACCGCCatctccacctccacctccacctccacctccaccgcCAGAAGAACAACATCATTCTACAAGCCAATATGTACCTCAGACACAGTTTATTACGTCGTTCCCGATACATCAGCAGCATTGGGTTACGCCACAGTTTGA
- the LOC107629839 gene encoding uncharacterized protein LOC107629839 isoform X1 produces MEPGRFDPTYSAELLKHMDKQNEILMEAYRSMLHESQKLQVEEEMLMHKLYEVMSAHGLTKKSDGNSNAVDNVGALTENNNNEAVTHPSSIETRGQQREITPFRYTYRRR; encoded by the exons ATGGAACCTGGAAGATTTGATCCAACTTACTCTGCAGAGTTATTGAA GCATATGGATAAGCAGAATGAGATCCTTATGGAAGCCTATAGATCAATGCTCCATGAATCGCAAAAACTTCAG GTCGAAGAAGAAATGCTTATGCACAAGCTCTATGAAGTTATGTCAGCTCATGGTCTAACTAAAAAG AGTGATGGCAATTCCAATGCTGTTGATAATGTTGGAGCTTTAACTGAAAATAACAATAACGAAGCTGTTACACACCCCAGCAGTATAGAAACTCGAGGGCAACAAAGGGAAATCACTCCTTTTCGATACACTTATAGGAGGAGATAA
- the LOC107629839 gene encoding uncharacterized protein LOC107629839 isoform X2 has protein sequence MDKQNEILMEAYRSMLHESQKLQVEEEMLMHKLYEVMSAHGLTKKSDGNSNAVDNVGALTENNNNEAVTHPSSIETRGQQREITPFRYTYRRR, from the exons ATGGATAAGCAGAATGAGATCCTTATGGAAGCCTATAGATCAATGCTCCATGAATCGCAAAAACTTCAG GTCGAAGAAGAAATGCTTATGCACAAGCTCTATGAAGTTATGTCAGCTCATGGTCTAACTAAAAAG AGTGATGGCAATTCCAATGCTGTTGATAATGTTGGAGCTTTAACTGAAAATAACAATAACGAAGCTGTTACACACCCCAGCAGTATAGAAACTCGAGGGCAACAAAGGGAAATCACTCCTTTTCGATACACTTATAGGAGGAGATAA
- the LOC107629838 gene encoding GRF1-interacting factor 3, which translates to MQQTPPMMPMMPSFPPANITTEQIQKYLDDNKKLILAILDNQNLGKLAECAQYQAQLQKNLMYLAAIADAQPQTPAMPAQMPPHPMMQPGGYYMQHPQAAAMAQQQGFFAQKMPMQYGNPHQMQDPQQQHLHQQAIQGQMGLRPGGINNGMHPLHGEAGLGGGSSGGQPSTAGPNDARGGSKQDALEAGTAGGDGQGNSAAAHNSGDGESPYLKGSEEAK; encoded by the exons ATGCAGCAGACACCCCCAATGATGCCGATGATGCCTTCCTTCCCACCTGCAAACATTACCACTGAGCAGATTCAGAAG TATCTTGATGACAACAAGAAGCTGATTCTGGCAATTTTGGACAATCAAAATCTTGGAAAACTTGCTGAATGTGCCCA GTACCAAGCTCAGCTTCAAAAGAATTTAATGTATTTAGCTGCAATTGCTGATGCCCAGCCACAAACACCAGCTATGCCTGCACAG ATGCCCCCACACCCTATGATGCAACCAGGAGGATACTATATGCAACACCCTCAGGCTGCAGCGATGGCTCAGCAACAAGGGTTCTTTGCTCAAAAGATGCCAATGCAATATGGTAACCCACATCAAATGCAGGATCCGCAGCAGCAGCATTTGCACCAGCAGGCCATCCAGGGCCAAATGGGACTGAGACCTGGAGGGATAAATAATGGCATGCATCCACTGCATGGCGAGGCTGGTCTTGGAGGTGGCAGCAGTGGTGGTCAACCTTCAACTGCAGGTCCAAATGATGCACGTGGTGGAAGCAAGCAAGATGCCCTGGAAGCTGGGACAGCAGGTGGAGATGGCCAGGGCAATTCGGCTGCTGCTCATAACAGTGGTGATGGTGAATCACCCTATCTGAAGGGATCAGAAGAAGCCAAGTGA
- the LOC107629836 gene encoding uncharacterized protein LOC107629836 gives MSGTPLSSHKHHLPPLKYVFMSDWWLAKPCLPLQGLAVGGIAYGQRERMFLSTVIAKRHEANVLETEDGVTLHLSSFINSSRSFQNGFPREVCEDFLLGFPDDWQKYTAHSFRAKCVDGHTGFCEPNASLHKRAIDPIPFSIRDHRSAERYDFSSSNDGILKAKTNICNEPENSIVNVLKQSVSKNSVECSNSKKTVEGERNDNIVSLKSSQSLVDTMDDGENGVLVAAPISQVVNPNNDQSLTGVFDWNPCKVHSGKSMVGSPVSTAKIRVTQSSGDCKEEHVSHTRKYSKKNLTSLKETSSCPVRRSPRLSKSTK, from the exons ATGTCTGGAACTCCTCTCTCCAGTCACAAGCATCACCTCCCCCCCTTAAAATAT GTTTTCATGTCCGATTGGTGGCTTGCCAAGCCTTGCCTTCCACTCCAGGGTTTAGCGGTTGGTGGCATTGCTTATGGCCA GAGAGAGAGAATGTTCTTATCGACAGTGATTGCAAAGAGGCACGAGGCGAATGTCTTGGAGACTGAAGACGGAGTCACTCTTCACTTAAGTAGTTTCATTAACAGCTCTCGCTCGTTTCAGAATGGCTTCCCACGTGAG GTATGTGAAGACTTCTTGTTGGGATTTCCAGACGATTGGCAAAAGTACACTGCTCATAGTTTTAGAGCTAAATGTGTCGATGGGCATACTGGATTTTGTGAGCCAAATGCTTCTTTACACAAGAGGGCTATTGATCCTATCCCATTTTCCATTCGTGATCATCGTTCGGCAGAGAGATATGATTTTTCATCGTCCAATGATGGAATTCTCAAAGCAAAAACGAATATCTGCAATGAACCAGAGAATTCAATTGTCAATGTTTTAAAGCAATCCGTATCAAAAAATAGTGTGGAATGCAGTAATAGCAAGAAAACTGTGGAGGGTGAACGCAATGACAATATTGTGAGTCTTAAATCGTCTCAGTCACTTGTTGACACGATGGATGATGGTGAAAATGGAGTCTTAGTAGCTGCACCGATAAGCCAAGTTGTAAATCCAAACAACGATCAATCTTTGACAGGTGTGTTTGACTGGAATCCATGTAAAGTTCATTCTGGGAAAAGCATGGTTGGATCTCCAGTTTCGACAGCGAAAATCAGAGTAACACAATCATCGGGTGACTGCAAGGAGGAACATGTTAGTCACACTAGAAAATATTCGAAAAAAAATCTCACATCACTCAAAGAAACCAGTTCTTGTCCAGTTAGAAGATCTCCCAGGCTGTCAAAGTCAACGAAATGA